Proteins encoded by one window of Vitis riparia cultivar Riparia Gloire de Montpellier isolate 1030 chromosome 11, EGFV_Vit.rip_1.0, whole genome shotgun sequence:
- the LOC117924774 gene encoding uncharacterized protein LOC117924774 codes for MLRKNQVVSSWLVMMICIPLLVHVGQAHIGPQPGIPFRPPKFPSVLPHIPDLPGLLPPIFDKDIQKCWSSLWAVGGCVRQIQRTLAGFNLVHIAPACCEAVSAIDEHCWPKMFPYAPFFPPWLKSNCARL; via the coding sequence ATGTTAAGAAAAAACCAAGTAGTCTCTTCATGGCTGGTAATGATGATATGCATCCCTTTGTTGGTCCATGTTGGACAAGCCCACATAGGCCCCCAACCTGGTATTCCCTTCCGGCCACCTAAATTTCCCAGCGTGCTACCTCATATTCCCGACCTGCCAGGTCTATTACCACCAATTTTCGATAAAGATATCCAGAAATGCTGGTCATCTCTTTGGGCAGTTGGAGGATGTGTGAGGCAGATTCAGAGGACTCTTGCCGGTTTCAACCTCGTCCATATTGCCCCTGCTTGTTGTGAGGCCGTCAGTGCCATTGATGAGCATTGCTGGCCCAAGATGTTTCCCTACGCTCCTTTCTTCCCCCCATGGCTCAAGAGTAACTGTGCTCGCCTCTAG
- the LOC117924775 gene encoding egg cell-secreted protein 1.4-like: MARKNQVASAMVVSVVCMSMLLHTGLAHIAPNPPPQRPNIPGLLPPFLGIDLQKCWSSILKVEGCAWEVYKILFSFQFGSIGPACCKAISSIEDNCWPKMFPLAPLFPPLLKSMCVRPSPPPKEV; the protein is encoded by the coding sequence ATGGCAAGGAAAAACCAAGTAGCATCAGCAATGGTAGTATCAGTTGTGTGCATGTCAATGCTGCTCCATACTGGACTAGCCCACATAGCACCCAACCCGCCACCTCAGAGGCCAAACATACCAGGTCTACTCCCGCCATTCTTGGGCATAGATTTACAGAAGTGCTGGTCATCTATTCTGAAAGTAGAAGGATGCGCGTGGGAGGTTTATAAGATTCTTTTCAGTTTCCAATTCGGCTCCATCGGCCCTGCTTGTTGTAAGGCTATTAGTAGCATTGAAGATAATTGCTGGCCCAAGATGTTTCCCCTCGCTCCTCTCTTCCCTCCATTGCTCAAGAGTATGTGTGTTCGCCCTTCACCGCCGCCTAAGGAAGTATAA